A genomic window from Sanguibacter antarcticus includes:
- a CDS encoding DUF6113 family protein: MSARPRFSAVTVLAYIGALATGALVGLLGSVAHRQWMPWILVVALVAVGVAGILVRAWLGGAGIAAYGVGWLVVVQVLALVGPGGDILLPAQTSTYVWMIGGIAMIGLAAVAPRKWFLD, translated from the coding sequence ATGTCTGCCCGTCCCCGCTTCTCAGCCGTCACCGTGCTCGCGTACATCGGCGCGCTGGCTACCGGTGCTCTCGTAGGGCTGCTCGGCTCCGTCGCGCACCGGCAGTGGATGCCGTGGATCCTCGTCGTGGCTCTTGTCGCCGTGGGTGTCGCTGGGATCCTCGTCCGTGCATGGCTCGGTGGAGCAGGCATCGCCGCCTACGGCGTCGGGTGGCTTGTCGTCGTCCAGGTGCTGGCGCTGGTGGGTCCGGGCGGAGACATCCTGCTGCCTGCTCAGACCAGCACGTACGTGTGGATGATCGGTGGCATAGCGATGATCGGTCTCGCCGCGGTCGCGCCCCGCAAGTGGTTTCTCGACTGA
- the typA gene encoding translational GTPase TypA, translating to MSVRSDLRNVAIVAHVDHGKTTLVDAMLKQCGAFGAHAHVDERAMDSGDLEREKGITILAKNTAVHYSGPAALAAGQTDGITINVIDTPGHADFGGEVERGLSMVDGVVLLVDASEGPLPQTRFVLRKALVAKLPVILVVNKVDRPDSRIEEVVAEATDLLLGLASDLHDEVPDLDLDAILDMPVVYAAAKVGRASINPPAEGGELDSEDLEPLFKVILEKIPAPTYDEDHPLQAHVTNLDASPFLGRLALLRVFNGTIRKGQTVAWARADGTLQNVKITELLETKALDRVPTESAGPGDIVAVAGIEDITIGETLTDPDDPRPLPLITIDDPAISMTIGINTSPLAGKGGKGHKVTARQVKDRLDKELIGNVSIRVLPTERPDAWEVQGRGELALAILVEQMRREGFELTVGKPQVVTKTIDGKRNEPMERMTIDVPEEYLGAITQLLAQRKGRMETMSNHGTGWVRMDFVVPARGLIGFRTRFLTDTRGTGIASSIAAGYEPWFGPIDTRINGSLVADRSGVVTPFAMINLQERGSFFVDPTQEVYEGMIVGENSRNEDMDVNITKEKKLTNMRAASSDTFENLTPPKHLTLEESLEFAREDECVEVTPDVVRIRKVILDQSERARAFSRQKKN from the coding sequence ATGTCTGTGCGCTCCGACCTGCGCAACGTCGCGATCGTCGCCCACGTTGACCATGGCAAGACCACCCTCGTCGACGCCATGCTCAAGCAGTGCGGCGCCTTCGGTGCGCACGCGCACGTCGACGAGCGCGCGATGGACTCCGGTGACCTCGAACGCGAGAAGGGCATCACGATCCTCGCGAAGAACACCGCTGTGCACTACTCGGGTCCTGCTGCCCTGGCCGCCGGTCAGACCGACGGCATCACGATCAACGTCATCGACACCCCGGGCCACGCGGACTTCGGTGGCGAGGTCGAGCGCGGCCTGTCCATGGTCGACGGCGTCGTCCTCCTCGTCGACGCGTCCGAGGGCCCGCTGCCCCAGACGCGCTTCGTGCTCCGCAAGGCGCTCGTGGCCAAGCTCCCCGTGATCCTCGTGGTCAACAAGGTGGACCGCCCCGACTCCCGCATCGAGGAGGTCGTCGCCGAGGCGACAGACCTTCTCCTGGGCCTCGCGAGCGACCTGCACGACGAGGTCCCCGACCTCGACCTCGACGCGATCCTCGACATGCCTGTCGTCTACGCGGCCGCCAAGGTCGGACGCGCGTCCATCAACCCGCCCGCTGAGGGCGGAGAGCTCGACAGCGAAGACCTCGAGCCGCTCTTCAAGGTGATCCTCGAGAAGATCCCCGCGCCGACGTACGACGAGGACCACCCCCTCCAGGCGCACGTCACCAACCTCGACGCGTCGCCGTTCCTCGGACGTCTCGCGCTCCTGCGCGTGTTCAACGGAACGATCCGCAAGGGCCAGACCGTCGCGTGGGCCCGCGCCGACGGCACGCTCCAGAACGTCAAGATCACCGAGCTGCTCGAGACAAAGGCGCTCGACCGCGTGCCGACGGAGTCCGCAGGCCCCGGCGACATCGTCGCCGTCGCCGGCATCGAGGACATCACCATCGGTGAGACCCTCACGGACCCGGACGACCCTCGCCCGCTCCCGCTCATCACGATCGACGACCCCGCGATCTCCATGACGATCGGTATCAACACCTCCCCGCTCGCGGGCAAGGGCGGCAAGGGTCACAAGGTCACCGCCCGTCAGGTGAAGGACCGCCTCGACAAGGAGCTCATCGGTAACGTCTCCATCCGCGTGCTCCCGACCGAGCGTCCGGACGCCTGGGAGGTCCAGGGACGTGGAGAGCTCGCGCTCGCCATCCTCGTCGAGCAGATGCGTCGTGAGGGCTTCGAGCTCACTGTCGGCAAGCCTCAGGTCGTCACCAAGACGATCGACGGCAAGCGAAACGAGCCGATGGAGCGCATGACGATCGACGTCCCCGAGGAGTACCTCGGCGCGATCACGCAGCTGCTCGCCCAGCGCAAAGGCCGCATGGAGACGATGTCCAATCACGGCACCGGCTGGGTCCGCATGGACTTCGTCGTGCCGGCTCGCGGTCTCATCGGATTCCGTACCCGCTTCCTCACGGACACCCGCGGGACCGGGATCGCTTCCTCGATCGCCGCTGGGTACGAGCCGTGGTTCGGCCCGATCGACACGCGCATCAACGGTTCGCTCGTCGCCGACCGCTCGGGCGTCGTCACGCCGTTCGCGATGATCAACCTCCAGGAGCGCGGCTCCTTCTTCGTCGACCCCACGCAGGAGGTCTACGAAGGCATGATCGTCGGCGAGAACTCGCGCAACGAGGACATGGACGTCAACATCACCAAGGAGAAGAAGCTCACGAACATGCGCGCTGCGAGCAGCGACACGTTCGAGAACCTCACCCCGCCGAAGCACCTCACCCTCGAGGAGTCGCTCGAGTTCGCCCGCGAGGACGAGTGCGTCGAGGTCACGCCGGACGTCGTCCGGATCCGCAAGGTCATCCTCGACCAGTCGGAGCGTGCCCGCGCGTTCTCGCGCCAGAAGAAGAACTGA
- a CDS encoding PIG-L family deacetylase, with protein sequence MTDPSPAPVVPHGRLLVVHAHPDDETLATGGLLAAWAASGEPVTLVTCTRGERGEVIGDELAHLEGDGPRLAAHRETELAAALRALGVQDHAFLDELPPPALPPAALAARYEDSGMAWVGAGGAGLSGRAGAAEVVPPDALVAGALDEQGSRLAELVRVLRPSTVVTYEPGGGYGHPDHVRAHQIAMRALELASEPSETSPGHQPADVWWTVVPAGVLRRGRAQLVDAVDAGLVPAGPATLVDPDGPLPAVAAGDHAVVAVLDARPVLDRVEGALRAHATQVHRLVRVRHSASGDDHVLVGAYALSNDVLVPWLGTEFYARATGPDAGPSQPVPSVER encoded by the coding sequence GTGACAGACCCGTCGCCCGCACCGGTCGTGCCCCACGGACGGCTGCTCGTGGTTCACGCTCACCCGGACGACGAGACGCTCGCGACCGGGGGGCTGCTCGCTGCCTGGGCCGCGAGCGGGGAGCCCGTCACCCTCGTGACCTGCACGCGCGGCGAGCGCGGCGAGGTCATCGGTGACGAGCTGGCTCATCTCGAGGGAGACGGGCCTCGTCTCGCGGCACACCGCGAGACCGAGCTTGCTGCGGCGCTCCGAGCGCTCGGCGTCCAGGACCACGCGTTCCTCGACGAGCTCCCTCCACCTGCTCTGCCGCCCGCTGCTCTCGCCGCGCGCTACGAGGACTCGGGCATGGCGTGGGTCGGCGCAGGCGGTGCAGGGCTCAGCGGACGAGCAGGAGCCGCGGAGGTCGTCCCGCCAGACGCGCTCGTGGCAGGGGCGCTCGACGAGCAGGGCTCGCGCCTCGCAGAGCTGGTCCGGGTTCTGCGACCCAGCACGGTCGTGACGTATGAGCCTGGCGGCGGGTACGGCCACCCGGACCACGTCCGCGCTCACCAGATCGCGATGCGTGCGCTCGAGCTGGCGTCCGAGCCGTCTGAGACGTCGCCGGGTCATCAGCCTGCTGACGTGTGGTGGACGGTCGTCCCTGCTGGTGTGCTGCGTCGCGGCAGAGCACAGCTCGTCGATGCGGTGGACGCGGGCCTGGTACCGGCCGGTCCTGCGACGCTCGTCGACCCCGACGGCCCGCTGCCTGCCGTCGCCGCAGGCGACCATGCCGTCGTGGCCGTCCTCGACGCTCGACCGGTGCTCGACCGGGTCGAAGGAGCGTTGCGTGCGCACGCGACGCAGGTCCACCGCCTCGTCCGCGTCCGCCACAGCGCCTCGGGCGACGACCACGTGCTCGTGGGTGCGTACGCGTTGAGCAACGACGTCCTCGTGCCGTGGCTCGGCACGGAGTTCTACGCCCGTGCGACCGGTCCGGACGCTGGTCCGTCACAGCCTGTGCCCAGCGTGGAGAGGTAG
- a CDS encoding VanW family protein has protein sequence MSSTDGKSQTSDETQETPDAVEPHETSGTTTGADDAPAEPAVVEPAGAAASEPDESVVEPTAPATSSAESSDEPDPVAPEPATADEPEPEPAAVVEPEAAAAAAAAAVPEPEPETEVAAAPEPEVADAPEPDAVVAAEVVPEPAAAAAAAAVPEPEPETEVAAAPEPEVADAPEPDAVVAPEVEPEAAAAAAVVAPEPEAVPESVAVPEQPAVVEPEPEQAPEPDVDVAEPVETVVPVASSAPAVELPIILRTAPTADVDTDADATDAAPADAAMMLPPREQGPESTDAADASPVAEQLAPETTQTDAGDPTVVIPATAPAPASVEPAGTPEASGPSTSAPAAPVAAAQPEAVQAETQGSPLSVFDGPAAPSRVPRVLLWSGLGLLIAAGAYLGTQWYFADQIARGTTVAGVDIGGLDPDEATALLTSELGGIASQPVPVTAGEAAGTIDPVTAGLTFDAEETVAGLTDFTLDPARLIAQIAGGDAVEPVTVVDDSLFDAATEALTVDLETPATSGTVSFVDAAAVQTPAVEGTSVDHDVLRERIVETWLTATRPIELDTVPLEPEITQAETDEAFTEAQRVAAAPVSVAVSGQVAELPVDALTAGATYVPVDGALVLTFDGPTLVEAVVARTNNLLANAADASFEFVNDVPQIVPGTPGTTLDPTELAEAVQEAALGDDRTATLELSASDPAQSTAALEELGVREIVSEFSTPLTNEPDRTENLRIAAEKVTGTLVRPGETFSLLDTIGPITTANGYLQAHVIVDGEITNGTGGGLSQMSTTTYNAGFFAGMIDVSHTPHSYWFSRYPEGRESTLYEGSIDMQWRNDSPYGVLMQSWVADGLVHVAAWSTPYYTVETSTSARSNVVEPTTQHKSGPTCSPQSAGSLGFSVSVWRKVTVTETSEVVVDETNSWRYKPQNAVVCDP, from the coding sequence ATGAGCAGTACCGACGGGAAGTCTCAGACGTCTGACGAGACGCAGGAGACACCGGACGCGGTGGAGCCGCACGAGACGAGCGGCACGACCACGGGAGCAGACGACGCGCCTGCCGAACCAGCAGTCGTCGAGCCGGCAGGTGCGGCGGCATCAGAACCGGATGAGTCGGTCGTCGAACCCACGGCTCCGGCCACGTCCTCGGCTGAGTCGTCGGACGAGCCCGATCCTGTGGCCCCGGAACCAGCGACAGCTGATGAGCCCGAGCCGGAGCCAGCCGCCGTCGTCGAACCTGAGGCCGCAGCCGCAGCCGCAGCCGCAGCCGTGCCCGAGCCTGAGCCTGAGACCGAGGTGGCAGCGGCGCCCGAGCCTGAGGTCGCAGACGCGCCTGAGCCGGATGCGGTCGTGGCGGCCGAGGTCGTGCCTGAGCCCGCAGCCGCAGCCGCAGCCGCAGCCGTGCCCGAGCCTGAGCCTGAGACCGAGGTGGCAGCGGCGCCCGAGCCTGAGGTCGCAGACGCGCCTGAGCCAGATGCGGTCGTGGCGCCTGAGGTCGAGCCGGAGGCCGCAGCAGCGGCTGCTGTCGTCGCGCCCGAGCCTGAGGCTGTGCCGGAGTCCGTGGCAGTTCCTGAGCAGCCTGCAGTCGTGGAGCCAGAGCCAGAACAGGCACCTGAGCCTGACGTCGACGTCGCAGAACCGGTCGAGACCGTCGTGCCTGTTGCCTCGTCTGCCCCGGCCGTAGAGCTCCCGATCATCCTGCGGACAGCGCCTACGGCTGACGTGGACACGGACGCGGACGCGACGGATGCCGCACCTGCGGACGCCGCGATGATGCTGCCACCACGTGAGCAGGGCCCCGAGTCGACCGATGCGGCAGACGCCTCGCCGGTGGCGGAACAGCTCGCTCCCGAGACCACTCAGACGGACGCCGGAGACCCGACAGTCGTCATCCCTGCTACTGCCCCGGCTCCTGCGAGCGTGGAGCCTGCGGGTACTCCTGAGGCGTCGGGGCCGAGCACATCAGCCCCCGCCGCACCTGTGGCTGCGGCTCAGCCGGAGGCGGTGCAGGCCGAGACGCAAGGATCACCGCTCAGCGTCTTCGACGGCCCGGCGGCTCCGAGCCGTGTGCCTCGGGTCCTGCTCTGGTCCGGGCTCGGTCTCCTCATCGCGGCCGGCGCCTACCTCGGTACCCAGTGGTACTTCGCTGACCAGATCGCGCGCGGCACGACGGTCGCAGGCGTGGATATCGGAGGGCTCGACCCCGACGAGGCGACCGCGCTGCTCACGTCAGAGCTCGGCGGGATCGCGAGCCAGCCCGTCCCCGTCACAGCAGGCGAGGCGGCAGGGACCATCGACCCCGTGACCGCCGGTCTGACGTTCGACGCGGAAGAGACCGTCGCTGGGCTCACGGACTTCACGCTCGATCCAGCTCGGCTGATCGCCCAGATCGCCGGCGGCGACGCCGTCGAACCTGTCACGGTCGTCGACGACTCGCTGTTCGACGCCGCGACAGAGGCGCTCACCGTCGACCTCGAGACGCCAGCGACGAGCGGTACGGTGTCGTTCGTCGACGCAGCCGCTGTCCAGACCCCTGCCGTCGAAGGGACGTCGGTGGACCACGACGTCCTCCGGGAGCGGATCGTCGAGACATGGCTCACAGCCACGCGGCCGATCGAGCTCGATACCGTCCCGCTGGAGCCTGAGATCACCCAGGCGGAGACAGACGAAGCCTTCACCGAGGCGCAGCGCGTCGCCGCGGCACCGGTCTCGGTCGCTGTCTCCGGCCAGGTAGCCGAGCTCCCGGTCGACGCGCTCACGGCTGGTGCGACGTACGTCCCGGTCGACGGGGCGCTCGTCTTGACGTTCGACGGACCGACGCTCGTCGAGGCCGTAGTCGCGCGGACGAACAACCTGCTCGCGAACGCAGCCGACGCCAGCTTCGAGTTCGTCAACGACGTGCCACAGATCGTGCCGGGCACGCCTGGGACCACGCTCGATCCGACAGAGCTCGCGGAAGCCGTGCAGGAGGCAGCCCTCGGAGACGACCGGACAGCGACGCTCGAGCTCTCGGCGAGCGACCCGGCACAGTCCACCGCGGCGCTCGAGGAGCTGGGCGTCCGAGAGATCGTCAGCGAGTTCTCGACCCCGCTCACCAACGAGCCGGACCGGACGGAGAACCTGCGCATCGCCGCCGAAAAGGTGACCGGGACGCTCGTCCGCCCCGGCGAGACGTTCTCCTTGCTCGACACCATCGGACCGATCACGACGGCGAACGGCTACCTCCAGGCGCACGTGATCGTCGACGGCGAGATCACGAACGGGACCGGCGGAGGCCTGTCCCAGATGTCGACGACGACGTACAACGCCGGATTCTTCGCCGGGATGATCGACGTCTCCCACACCCCGCACAGCTACTGGTTCAGCCGGTACCCAGAGGGGCGCGAGTCGACGCTGTACGAAGGTTCGATCGACATGCAGTGGCGCAACGACTCGCCCTACGGTGTGCTCATGCAGTCGTGGGTAGCGGACGGTCTCGTGCACGTCGCAGCCTGGAGCACCCCGTACTACACGGTCGAGACCAGCACATCGGCTCGGTCTAACGTCGTCGAGCCGACCACCCAGCACAAGAGCGGCCCCACCTGCAGCCCGCAGAGCGCCGGATCGTTGGGATTCTCCGTGTCCGTGTGGCGCAAGGTGACGGTGACCGAGACCTCCGAGGTCGTCGTCGACGAGACGAACTCGTGGCGCTACAAGCCGCAGAACGCGGTCGTCTGCGACCCGTGA
- a CDS encoding ABC transporter ATP-binding protein, whose translation MTTLADDRAGIGAESEDPQVLAFEDLSVTFTTQFGDVRAVRGITLDVRAGEVVALVGESGSGKSVTSMTALGLLPKNARTTGVVRVGDTALGDLDARGLRRMRGHDVAMVFQEPMTALNPVLTIGLQLTEALELHGIALGAQAEARAVELLRTVGIPEPERRVKQYPHELSGGQRQRVVIALAISCEPRVIIADEPTTALDVTVQAEILDLLRSLKDTLRTGILLITHNMGVVADMADRVAVMLEGEIVEVGSAQSVLTDPQHEYTRRLLGAVPRLGARMGEVRTTGEPTSVAPVVDGSPPVLALNDVVIEYQSLGKRAFRAVDSVSFTVEPGEIVGLVGESGSGKSTIGRCTLGLIPAASGTVSVFGEDLGSLRRRPLKALRKRIGVVFQDPAGSLNPRLPVGDCIAEPLVVHGERSAQKRLARVHELLDAVELPRSATNRYPHELSGGQRQRVSIARALVLDPELLVADEPTSALDVSVQASVLAMFTALQERYRFACLFVSHDLAVVDALAHRVVVLQNGRVVEQGLREEVLHAPQEEYTQRLLAAAPVPDPVEQRRRREARHALLARLGDEVTELKGAGALFGERSGGDV comes from the coding sequence ATGACGACTCTCGCCGACGACCGCGCCGGCATCGGCGCGGAGTCCGAGGACCCGCAGGTCCTCGCCTTCGAGGATCTCTCCGTGACGTTCACGACGCAGTTCGGCGACGTGCGTGCGGTGCGAGGAATCACGCTCGACGTCCGGGCAGGCGAGGTGGTCGCGCTCGTCGGAGAGTCCGGCTCCGGGAAGTCCGTCACGTCCATGACGGCGCTCGGCCTCCTGCCGAAGAACGCGCGCACGACCGGGGTGGTCCGGGTCGGGGACACGGCTCTCGGCGATCTCGACGCGCGAGGTCTGCGCCGGATGCGCGGCCACGACGTCGCGATGGTCTTCCAGGAACCGATGACGGCGCTCAACCCTGTCTTGACGATCGGCCTCCAGCTGACCGAGGCGCTCGAGCTGCACGGCATCGCTCTCGGTGCACAGGCCGAGGCCCGGGCCGTCGAGCTCCTGCGCACCGTCGGGATCCCCGAGCCGGAGCGTCGGGTCAAGCAGTATCCCCACGAGCTGTCGGGCGGGCAGCGTCAGCGTGTGGTCATCGCTCTCGCGATCAGCTGTGAGCCGCGGGTGATCATCGCCGACGAACCGACCACGGCTCTCGACGTCACCGTCCAGGCGGAGATCCTCGACCTCTTGCGCTCGCTCAAGGACACGCTGCGCACGGGAATCCTCCTCATCACGCACAATATGGGGGTCGTCGCGGACATGGCCGACCGTGTGGCGGTCATGCTCGAGGGAGAGATCGTCGAGGTCGGGAGCGCGCAGTCCGTGCTGACGGACCCGCAGCACGAGTACACGCGCAGGCTCCTGGGGGCTGTCCCACGGCTCGGTGCGAGGATGGGAGAGGTACGTACGACGGGGGAGCCCACGTCGGTGGCGCCCGTGGTCGACGGCTCGCCCCCGGTCCTTGCGCTGAACGACGTCGTCATCGAGTACCAGAGCCTCGGCAAGCGAGCCTTCCGTGCGGTGGACTCCGTGTCCTTCACCGTCGAGCCGGGGGAGATCGTCGGGCTCGTAGGGGAGTCCGGCTCCGGGAAGTCGACGATCGGGCGCTGCACCCTCGGGCTCATCCCTGCCGCGAGCGGGACCGTCTCGGTGTTCGGCGAAGACCTCGGGTCCTTGCGACGCCGGCCGCTCAAGGCCCTGCGCAAGCGCATCGGCGTCGTCTTCCAAGACCCGGCCGGATCGCTCAACCCCCGGCTCCCCGTAGGAGACTGCATCGCGGAGCCGCTCGTCGTCCACGGCGAGCGGTCTGCCCAGAAGCGGCTGGCCCGTGTGCACGAGCTGCTCGATGCCGTCGAGCTCCCACGATCGGCGACGAACCGCTACCCCCACGAGCTCTCCGGCGGACAGCGGCAACGGGTGAGCATCGCTCGTGCGCTCGTGCTCGATCCTGAGCTGCTCGTCGCCGACGAGCCGACCTCCGCGCTGGACGTCTCGGTCCAGGCCAGCGTCCTCGCGATGTTCACCGCGCTGCAGGAGCGCTACCGCTTCGCGTGCCTCTTCGTCAGCCACGACCTCGCCGTCGTCGACGCGCTCGCGCACCGGGTGGTCGTGCTCCAGAACGGTCGGGTCGTCGAGCAGGGGCTGCGGGAGGAGGTGCTGCACGCGCCGCAGGAGGAGTACACCCAGAGGCTCCTCGCCGCAGCCCCGGTTCCCGACCCGGTCGAGCAGCGTCGGCGACGCGAGGCGCGGCACGCCCTGCTGGCCCGTCTGGGCGACGAGGTCACCGAGCTCAAGGGAGCCGGTGCACTCTTCGGCGAGCGGTCGGGAGGAGACGTCTAG
- a CDS encoding prephenate dehydratase gives MTTPDAGSRLAYLGPDGTFTHEAALRWAQAPGAHGIGLEAVRTVAEVYDGVESGAFTHGVVAIESSVEGYVVPSLDAIVSAENVVAVDETFVEIAFDAFARPGATEQVTQVTSHPHGLAQCQSFVTGRDLLAVPAASNAAACRDVQAGQLALGPRICGELYGLQTVARGVEDFHGARTRFLLVTSRDVAARARPAALDGDAWRTMLAITPHATGPGVLARITQAFGALGVNLSSLITRPVKALEGRYVFIVTIDGAPWDTGVRGVLEGLLAAGDSLKTLGVLPARGELDGTVDAHRVPSGSVRVDASDAVLDRGLLWSPAVTDGVVGS, from the coding sequence GTGACCACGCCGGACGCGGGCTCGCGGCTCGCCTACCTCGGGCCCGACGGGACCTTCACGCACGAGGCCGCGCTGCGGTGGGCCCAGGCTCCCGGCGCGCACGGTATCGGTCTCGAGGCCGTCCGGACGGTCGCTGAGGTCTACGACGGCGTCGAGTCAGGTGCGTTCACGCACGGCGTCGTGGCGATCGAGAGCTCTGTCGAGGGATATGTGGTGCCGTCGCTCGACGCGATCGTCAGTGCCGAGAACGTCGTGGCGGTGGACGAGACCTTCGTCGAGATCGCCTTCGACGCCTTCGCACGGCCAGGGGCGACCGAGCAAGTCACCCAGGTGACGAGCCATCCCCACGGTCTGGCCCAGTGCCAGTCCTTCGTCACCGGGAGGGACCTCCTCGCCGTGCCTGCGGCGTCGAACGCTGCGGCCTGCCGAGACGTGCAGGCAGGGCAGCTCGCTCTCGGCCCGCGCATCTGCGGCGAGCTCTACGGGCTCCAGACCGTTGCACGCGGCGTCGAAGACTTCCACGGCGCACGGACGCGGTTCCTCCTCGTGACGAGCCGAGACGTCGCCGCTCGTGCACGGCCTGCTGCGCTGGACGGCGACGCCTGGCGGACGATGCTCGCGATCACGCCCCACGCCACGGGCCCTGGCGTCCTGGCGCGCATCACGCAAGCGTTCGGCGCGCTCGGCGTCAACCTCTCGAGCCTCATCACACGCCCGGTGAAAGCGCTCGAAGGACGCTACGTCTTCATCGTCACGATCGACGGCGCGCCGTGGGACACCGGGGTCCGCGGGGTCCTCGAGGGACTTCTCGCAGCCGGGGACTCGCTGAAGACGCTCGGGGTCCTCCCAGCGCGTGGCGAGCTCGACGGCACGGTCGACGCCCACCGCGTGCCTTCCGGGAGCGTGCGCGTCGACGCGTCGGATGCAGTTCTCGACCGTGGGCTCTTGTGGTCGCCCGCCGTGACCGACGGGGTGGTCGGCTCATGA